From a region of the Paraburkholderia hospita genome:
- a CDS encoding formate dehydrogenase beta subunit, with product MTRIYVPRDSSALALGADALATAIADEAKARGIDIELVRNGSRGLLYLEPLVEVETSAGRIGYANVEVEDVASLFDAGFIEGKATHTKHVGVVDEIPYLKKQQRLTFARIGITDPLSTDDYIANGGIVGLYNALAMSGDAAVDALIESGLRGRGGAAFPAGIKWRTVRAAKANQKYIVCNADEGDSGTFSDRLVMESDPFVLIEGMIIAGIVAGATVGHIYVRSEYPHSIATLEAAIVKARAAGWLGDSVLGSQHRFELFVAKGAGAYVCGEETALLESLEGKRGIVRAKPPLPALEGLFGKPTVINNVITLATVPIIFAKGAAFYKDFGMGRSRGTLPFQVAGNVKRGGLVELAFGCTLRELMFDYGGGTASGRPARAVQVGGPLGTYLPESQWDIPLDYEEYAKVGAVVGHGGLVIHDDTSNLADLAQYAMHFCALESCGKCTPCRIGSTRGVEVIQRIRNGDTSTKQVQLLRDLCDTMVSGSLCAMGGMTPFPVVSALDHFPEDFGLETAIPKAAA from the coding sequence ATGACGCGCATCTACGTTCCCCGCGATTCCTCGGCGCTGGCGCTCGGCGCCGACGCGCTCGCCACGGCCATCGCCGATGAAGCGAAAGCGCGCGGCATCGATATCGAACTCGTGCGCAATGGCTCGCGCGGTCTGCTGTATCTCGAACCGCTCGTCGAAGTCGAGACGTCCGCAGGCCGCATCGGTTATGCAAATGTCGAAGTGGAAGACGTGGCATCGCTGTTCGACGCGGGCTTTATCGAAGGCAAGGCGACGCACACGAAACACGTCGGCGTCGTCGACGAGATTCCGTACCTGAAGAAGCAGCAGCGCCTGACGTTCGCGCGCATCGGCATCACCGACCCGCTTTCGACCGACGACTACATCGCCAATGGCGGCATCGTCGGCCTGTATAACGCGCTCGCGATGTCCGGTGACGCAGCCGTCGACGCACTGATCGAATCCGGCCTGCGCGGGCGCGGCGGCGCGGCCTTCCCGGCCGGTATCAAGTGGCGCACGGTGCGCGCCGCGAAGGCCAATCAGAAATACATCGTCTGCAACGCGGACGAAGGCGATTCGGGCACCTTCTCCGACCGCCTCGTGATGGAAAGCGATCCGTTCGTGCTGATCGAAGGGATGATCATCGCCGGCATCGTGGCGGGTGCGACGGTTGGCCATATCTACGTGCGCAGCGAATATCCGCATTCGATTGCCACGCTCGAAGCCGCGATCGTCAAGGCACGCGCAGCCGGCTGGCTCGGCGACAGCGTGCTCGGCTCGCAGCATCGCTTCGAGCTGTTCGTCGCGAAGGGCGCGGGCGCGTATGTGTGCGGCGAGGAAACGGCGCTGCTCGAATCGCTCGAAGGCAAGCGCGGCATCGTGCGCGCGAAGCCGCCGCTGCCTGCACTCGAAGGCCTGTTCGGCAAGCCGACTGTGATCAACAACGTGATCACGCTCGCGACTGTGCCTATCATCTTCGCGAAGGGCGCGGCGTTCTATAAGGACTTCGGCATGGGCCGCTCGCGCGGCACGCTGCCGTTCCAGGTGGCGGGCAACGTGAAGCGCGGCGGTCTCGTGGAACTCGCGTTCGGCTGCACGCTGCGCGAGTTGATGTTCGACTACGGCGGCGGCACGGCAAGTGGCCGTCCGGCGCGCGCGGTGCAGGTGGGCGGCCCGCTCGGCACCTATCTGCCCGAGAGCCAGTGGGACATCCCGCTCGACTATGAGGAATACGCGAAGGTCGGCGCTGTCGTCGGTCACGGCGGTCTGGTGATTCACGACGACACGTCGAATCTCGCCGATCTCGCGCAATACGCGATGCACTTCTGCGCGCTCGAATCGTGCGGCAAGTGCACGCCGTGCCGGATCGGCTCGACGCGCGGCGTCGAAGTGATCCAGCGCATTCGCAACGGCGACACGTCGACGAAGCAGGTGCAATTGCTGCGCGATCTGTGCGACACGATGGTGTCGGGTTCGCTGTGTGCGATGGGCGGCATGACGCCGTTCCCTGTCGTCTCCGCCCTCGACCATTTCCCCGAAGACTTCGGTCTCGAAACCGCCATTCCGAAAGCGGCAGCCTGA